From the Helicobacter pylori genome, one window contains:
- the putP gene encoding sodium/proline symporter PutP: MGHVVLSTPIVTMFVVYSLLMLYIGFYFYKQNETTEDYFLGDRSMGPVISALSAGASDMSGWLLMGLPGALYVGGLINSHIAIGLSLGALINWVFVAKRLRVYTSVIANSITISDYFETRFSDDKHILRLISAFVILIFFIFYISSGLVSGAKLFEATFGIQYNYALSIGTLIIVSYTFLGGYKAVCWTDLIQGLLMMSALIVVPIVMIIHLGGIGEGIKIIREIKPENLSFLQGSSVVAIISSLAWGLGYFGQPHILVRFMSIRSIKDVPKATTIGISWMVISLIGACVMGLLGVAYVHKFDLSLEDPEKIFIVMSQLLFNPWITGILLSAILAAVMSTASSQLLVSSSTIAEDFYATIFNKNAPQKLVMVISRLSVLGVACIAFFISTDKNASILSIVSYAWAGFGASFGSVILFSLFWSRMTRIGTIAGMLSGASTVILYDKFGKSFLDIYEIVPGFIVASIAIVAFSLFSSVRAGTKEAFETMLKEIESLKR; the protein is encoded by the coding sequence ATGGGACATGTTGTTTTAAGCACCCCTATTGTTACGATGTTTGTCGTTTATTCGCTATTAATGCTCTATATTGGTTTTTATTTTTACAAACAAAACGAAACGACTGAGGATTATTTCTTAGGCGATCGCTCCATGGGGCCTGTGATTAGCGCTTTGAGTGCGGGGGCGAGTGACATGAGCGGGTGGCTTTTAATGGGATTACCTGGAGCTTTATATGTGGGGGGGCTTATCAATTCACACATCGCCATAGGGCTGAGTTTAGGGGCATTGATTAACTGGGTTTTTGTGGCTAAACGCTTACGCGTTTATACGAGCGTGATCGCTAATTCCATCACCATTTCAGATTATTTTGAAACGCGCTTTAGCGATGACAAACACATCTTGCGCTTGATTTCGGCTTTTGTGATTTTAATCTTTTTTATTTTTTACATTTCTTCAGGGCTAGTGAGTGGGGCCAAACTCTTTGAAGCGACCTTTGGCATTCAATACAACTACGCTTTAAGCATTGGCACGCTGATCATTGTCTCTTACACCTTTTTAGGGGGGTATAAGGCGGTGTGCTGGACGGATCTGATTCAAGGGCTTTTGATGATGAGCGCTTTAATCGTGGTGCCGATCGTTATGATAATCCATCTTGGCGGGATTGGAGAGGGGATTAAAATCATTAGAGAAATCAAGCCTGAAAACCTTTCTTTCTTGCAAGGCTCTAGCGTAGTCGCCATTATTTCAAGCCTCGCTTGGGGCTTGGGCTATTTTGGGCAACCCCATATTTTAGTGCGCTTCATGTCTATCCGCTCCATTAAAGATGTGCCTAAAGCGACCACTATTGGGATTTCTTGGATGGTCATTTCTTTGATTGGGGCATGCGTTATGGGGCTTTTAGGCGTTGCGTATGTACATAAATTTGATTTGAGCTTAGAAGACCCTGAAAAGATTTTCATTGTGATGAGTCAATTGCTCTTTAACCCTTGGATCACAGGCATTTTATTGAGCGCGATTTTAGCGGCGGTGATGAGCACGGCCAGTTCGCAACTGCTTGTAAGCTCTTCTACCATTGCTGAAGATTTCTATGCGACGATTTTCAATAAAAACGCCCCCCAAAAATTAGTGATGGTTATTTCTAGGCTTTCGGTTTTAGGGGTGGCTTGCATCGCTTTTTTCATTTCAACGGATAAAAACGCTAGCATTCTCAGCATTGTGAGTTACGCATGGGCTGGCTTTGGCGCGAGTTTTGGCTCTGTGATTTTATTCTCGCTTTTTTGGTCAAGAATGACGCGCATTGGCACGATTGCTGGCATGCTCTCTGGGGCTAGCACGGTGATTTTATACGATAAATTTGGCAAAAGCTTTTTGGATATTTATGAAATCGTTCCGGGTTTTATTGTGGCGAGCATAGCCATTGTTGCGTTTAGTTTGTTTTCTAGCGTGCGAGCAGGCACTAAAGAGGCCTTTGAAACCATGCTTAAAGAAATTGAGAGCTTGAAGCGTTGA
- a CDS encoding agmatine deiminase family protein, with protein sequence MKRMLAEFEKIQAILMAFPHEFGDWAYCIEEARESFLHIIQTIAKHAKVLVCVHTNDTIGYETLKNLPGVEIARIDTNDTWARDFGAISVENHGVLECLDFGFNGWGLKYPSNLDNLVNFKLKHLGFLKHPLKTMPYILEGGSIESDGAGSILTNTQCLLEKNRNPHLNQNGIETMLKKELGAKQVLWYSYGYLKGDDTDSHTDTLARFLNKDTIVYSACEDENDEHYTALKKMQEELKTFKKLDGTPYKLIPLEIPKAIYDENQQRLPATYVNFLLCNNALIVPTYNDPKDALILETLRQHTPLEVIGVDCNTLIKQHGSLHCVTMQLY encoded by the coding sequence ATGAAAAGAATGTTAGCGGAGTTTGAAAAAATCCAAGCGATTTTAATGGCGTTCCCCCATGAGTTTGGCGACTGGGCGTATTGTATTGAAGAGGCCAGGGAGAGCTTTTTACACATCATTCAAACCATAGCCAAACACGCTAAAGTGTTGGTGTGCGTCCATACTAACGACACTATCGGTTATGAGACGCTTAAAAATTTACCCGGTGTAGAGATCGCAAGGATTGACACCAACGACACATGGGCTAGGGATTTTGGAGCGATCAGCGTTGAAAATCATGGCGTTTTAGAGTGCTTGGATTTTGGTTTTAATGGCTGGGGGTTAAAATACCCGTCCAATTTAGACAATTTAGTGAATTTCAAGCTCAAACATTTAGGGTTTTTAAAACACCCTTTAAAAACGATGCCCTATATTTTAGAGGGCGGGAGCATAGAAAGCGATGGGGCCGGGAGCATTTTGACCAACACCCAATGCCTGCTAGAAAAAAATCGTAACCCCCATTTGAATCAAAATGGAATAGAAACCATGCTTAAAAAGGAATTAGGGGCTAAACAAGTGCTGTGGTATTCTTATGGCTATTTAAAAGGCGATGATACCGATAGCCATACCGACACGCTCGCTCGTTTTTTAAATAAAGACACCATTGTTTATAGCGCATGCGAAGATGAAAACGATGAGCATTACACAGCCTTAAAAAAAATGCAAGAAGAATTAAAAACCTTTAAAAAACTAGATGGCACGCCCTATAAACTCATCCCCCTAGAAATCCCCAAAGCCATTTATGATGAAAACCAACAACGCTTGCCGGCGACTTATGTGAATTTTTTATTGTGCAATAACGCTTTAATCGTCCCCACTTACAACGACCCTAAAGACGCGCTCATTTTAGAAACCTTAAGACAACACACGCCCTTAGAAGTGATAGGGGTTGATTGTAATACTCTAATCAAACAGCATGGGAGTTTGCATTGTGTAACGATGCAGCTTTATTGA
- the hypF gene encoding carbamoyltransferase HypF produces MNQITLFGVVQGVGMRPFVYTLAQKLGLVGFTRNTQAALEIVLPAHKTESFLNALKKGLPPLALVEKIVISPYDKALHFNDFRILESKNHPLNLLSQIPKDLGVCEDCLREIRDKNSPYFHYAFNSCAKCGARYSLLNALPYDRENSALKPFKLCKFCASVYKDATNKRFHIQGISCKKCGIALTYKRFKNDDALLECAKDIQKGKIIALKGLGGFALLCDARNFQTIERLRLLKNRPLKPFALMFKDLNSAKQHAFLNELECESLNSVSAPILLARKKPNVKLAPNIAKNSPFYGVILPYTPLHALLLDLLDFPIVFTSANFSSLPLASDEKEIDSLHFIFDFKLTHNRAIIHRIDDSVAQRVDNAIRPMRLARGFAPLYLTLPKRSNYPPKKILALGAEQKGHFSLLDSETSVVLLSPFCGDLSVLENEKHFKETLNFFLKTYDFKPTLLACDKHQNYTTTQMAFDFNTPLLQVQHHHAHFLASVLDASLQDPRLNHPFIGIVWDGSGAYENKIYGAECFVGDFERIEEIARFEEFWLLGGQKAIKEPRRLVLEIALKHQLNKLLKRVQKHFKEDELGIFKQIHDKKIQSVATNSIGRLFDIVAFSLDLVGTISFEAESGQVLENLALQSDENAFYPFEIKNSVVRLKEFYQAFEKDLGVLEPKRIAKKFFNSLVEIITALIAPFKGHVVVCSGGVFCNQLLCEQLAKRLKKLQREYFFHKHFPPNDSSIPVGQALMAYFNPTIIKKG; encoded by the coding sequence TTGAATCAAATCACGCTTTTTGGCGTGGTTCAAGGCGTGGGCATGCGCCCTTTTGTTTATACCCTGGCTCAAAAATTAGGGCTTGTAGGCTTTACGCGTAACACCCAAGCGGCTTTAGAGATTGTCTTACCCGCTCATAAAACAGAGTCTTTTTTAAACGCCCTAAAAAAGGGATTACCCCCTTTAGCGTTGGTGGAAAAAATCGTTATTAGCCCCTATGATAAGGCGCTTCATTTCAATGATTTTAGGATTTTAGAAAGCAAGAACCACCCCTTGAATTTACTCAGTCAAATCCCTAAAGATTTAGGCGTGTGCGAGGATTGCTTGCGCGAAATCAGAGATAAAAACTCCCCCTATTTTCATTACGCTTTCAATTCTTGCGCGAAGTGCGGGGCGAGATACAGCCTTTTAAACGCCCTGCCCTATGACAGAGAAAATTCCGCCTTAAAACCTTTCAAGCTCTGCAAATTTTGCGCATCCGTTTATAAAGACGCCACCAACAAACGATTCCACATTCAAGGCATCAGCTGCAAAAAGTGCGGTATCGCGCTCACTTATAAGCGATTCAAAAATGATGACGCTCTTTTAGAATGCGCTAAAGACATTCAAAAGGGTAAAATCATCGCTCTTAAAGGTTTGGGGGGCTTTGCTCTCTTGTGCGATGCGAGGAATTTTCAAACCATAGAAAGGTTACGGCTTTTAAAAAACCGCCCCTTAAAGCCTTTCGCGCTCATGTTTAAAGACTTAAACTCAGCCAAACAGCATGCGTTTTTAAATGAATTAGAATGCGAAAGCTTGAATTCTGTAAGTGCCCCCATTCTTTTAGCCCGTAAAAAACCTAATGTAAAATTAGCCCCCAATATCGCCAAAAACTCCCCCTTTTATGGCGTTATCTTGCCCTATACCCCTTTGCATGCTTTATTACTGGATTTATTGGATTTCCCTATTGTGTTCACGAGTGCGAATTTCAGCTCTCTCCCTTTAGCGAGCGATGAAAAAGAGATCGATTCGCTTCATTTTATTTTTGATTTTAAGCTCACGCACAACCGCGCTATCATCCACAGGATTGATGATAGTGTCGCACAGCGCGTGGATAATGCCATTCGCCCCATGCGTTTGGCTAGGGGGTTTGCCCCCCTTTACCTCACTTTGCCCAAACGCTCTAATTATCCACCCAAAAAGATTTTAGCGCTTGGAGCGGAGCAAAAAGGGCATTTTAGCTTATTAGATAGCGAAACTTCCGTTGTCTTGCTCTCGCCTTTTTGTGGGGATTTGAGCGTTTTAGAAAATGAAAAACACTTTAAAGAAACCCTGAATTTTTTCTTAAAAACCTATGATTTCAAGCCCACGCTCTTAGCTTGCGACAAGCATCAAAACTACACCACCACTCAAATGGCTTTTGATTTTAATACGCCCTTGTTGCAAGTCCAGCACCACCATGCCCACTTTTTAGCGAGCGTCTTAGACGCATCGTTGCAAGATCCGCGTTTAAATCACCCCTTTATAGGTATTGTTTGGGATGGGAGTGGGGCTTATGAAAATAAGATTTATGGGGCGGAGTGTTTTGTGGGGGATTTTGAACGCATTGAAGAAATCGCCAGGTTTGAAGAATTTTGGCTTTTAGGGGGGCAAAAAGCGATCAAAGAGCCTAGAAGATTGGTTTTAGAAATCGCTTTAAAGCACCAGCTCAACAAGCTTTTAAAACGCGTTCAAAAACATTTCAAAGAAGACGAATTAGGAATTTTTAAACAAATACATGACAAAAAAATTCAAAGCGTCGCCACCAATTCCATAGGGCGTTTGTTTGATATAGTGGCGTTTAGTTTGGATTTAGTGGGAACGATCAGTTTTGAAGCAGAGAGCGGGCAGGTTTTAGAAAATCTAGCCCTACAAAGCGATGAGAATGCCTTTTACCCTTTTGAAATCAAAAACAGCGTGGTGCGTTTGAAGGAATTTTATCAAGCGTTTGAAAAGGATTTGGGCGTTTTAGAACCTAAACGCATCGCTAAGAAATTTTTTAACAGCTTAGTAGAAATCATTACCGCTTTGATTGCACCTTTTAAAGGGCATGTCGTGGTGTGCAGTGGGGGCGTGTTTTGCAACCAATTGTTGTGCGAACAATTAGCCAAACGATTGAAAAAGCTTCAAAGGGAGTATTTTTTCCACAAGCATTTCCCCCCCAATGACAGCAGTATCCCTGTCGGTCAAGCTTTAATGGCGTATTTCAACCCTACAATCATCAAAAAAGGATAA
- the hypE gene encoding hydrogenase expression/formation protein HypE, which translates to MDSVTLACGNGGKETNALIERVFMPYLKEWIVAFDEDAPIFKASGEYCVSTDSFVITPLIFNGGDIGKLCVCGSANDVSVQGGEPLFLNMGFILEEGLEIPLLKQILQSIQKELFKANLKLLSLDTKVVPKGSVDKLFINTTCMGKIIKPGISSRHLQQGQAIILSDTIANHGASLFATRNEIKLKTNLQSDCQLLYPLLKPLFLSDLKIDALRDATRGGLASVLNEWANSSRVKIVIEEEKIPLKEETKGICEILGLEPYALANEGVFVLALNQKDAPKALEILKSNEKAKNACVIGKVFENPYPSVVLKNAWGFERILEVPEGELLPRIC; encoded by the coding sequence ATGGATAGCGTAACTCTAGCATGCGGGAACGGAGGGAAAGAAACAAACGCTTTGATTGAGCGAGTCTTCATGCCTTATTTAAAAGAATGGATTGTTGCGTTTGATGAAGACGCCCCTATATTTAAGGCTAGTGGGGAATATTGCGTAAGCACGGATAGTTTTGTCATCACGCCCTTAATCTTTAATGGGGGCGATATAGGCAAGCTTTGCGTTTGCGGGAGCGCGAATGACGTGAGCGTACAAGGGGGCGAACCTCTGTTTTTGAATATGGGTTTTATTTTAGAAGAAGGCTTAGAAATCCCTCTTTTAAAGCAAATTTTACAATCCATACAAAAAGAATTGTTTAAAGCCAACTTAAAACTCCTCTCCCTAGACACTAAAGTCGTGCCAAAAGGGAGCGTGGATAAGCTTTTTATCAACACAACCTGTATGGGTAAAATCATCAAGCCAGGGATTTCTTCGCGCCACTTACAACAAGGGCAAGCCATTATCCTAAGCGACACGATTGCCAATCATGGGGCAAGCCTGTTTGCGACGCGTAATGAAATCAAACTTAAAACCAATTTGCAAAGCGATTGCCAACTGCTCTATCCTTTATTGAAACCCCTATTTTTAAGCGATCTCAAAATTGATGCTTTAAGAGATGCGACTAGGGGCGGGTTAGCGAGCGTATTGAACGAATGGGCGAACAGCTCCAGAGTGAAAATCGTCATAGAAGAAGAAAAAATCCCCTTAAAAGAAGAAACTAAAGGGATTTGTGAGATTTTAGGGCTAGAACCCTACGCGCTGGCTAATGAGGGGGTGTTTGTGTTAGCGCTCAATCAAAAAGACGCCCCTAAAGCCTTAGAAATTTTAAAAAGTAATGAGAAAGCGAAAAACGCTTGCGTGATTGGCAAAGTGTTTGAAAACCCTTATCCTAGCGTGGTTTTAAAGAACGCATGGGGTTTTGAAAGGATCTTAGAGGTGCCAGAGGGCGAACTATTGCCCAGGATTTGTTAA
- a CDS encoding DNA-methyltransferase codes for MIQIHHADAFEIIKDFYQQNLKVDAIITDPPYNISVKNNFSTLKSAKRQGIDFGEWDKNFKILEWIARYAPLVNPNGCMVIFCSYRFISYIADFLEENGFVVKDFIQWVKNNPMPRNIHRRYVQDTEFALWAVKKKAKWVFNKPENEKYLRPLILKSPVVSGIERVKHPTQKSLALMEKIISIHTNPNDTVLDPFMGSGTTGLACKNLKRNFIGIESEKEYFQIAKKRLS; via the coding sequence ATGATACAAATCCATCACGCTGACGCCTTTGAAATCATCAAGGATTTTTACCAACAAAATTTAAAAGTGGATGCGATCATCACGGATCCTCCTTACAACATTTCGGTTAAAAACAATTTTTCCACCCTAAAGAGCGCTAAAAGACAGGGCATAGACTTTGGGGAATGGGATAAAAATTTCAAGATTTTAGAATGGATCGCACGCTACGCCCCCTTAGTCAATCCAAACGGCTGCATGGTGATTTTTTGCTCTTACAGGTTTATAAGCTATATCGCTGATTTTTTAGAAGAAAACGGCTTTGTGGTCAAAGACTTTATCCAATGGGTTAAAAATAATCCCATGCCAAGAAACATCCACCGGCGTTATGTCCAAGACACAGAATTTGCCCTATGGGCGGTTAAAAAGAAAGCCAAATGGGTGTTTAACAAACCTGAAAATGAAAAATATTTACGGCCCTTGATCTTAAAAAGCCCTGTGGTGAGCGGGATTGAAAGAGTGAAACACCCCACGCAAAAAAGCCTAGCCTTAATGGAAAAAATCATTTCCATCCACACAAACCCTAATGACACAGTGCTAGATCCTTTCATGGGGAGCGGCACCACCGGCTTAGCGTGCAAAAATTTAAAACGAAATTTTATCGGTATAGAATCAGAAAAAGAATATTTTCAAATCGCTAAAAAGCGTTTGAGCTAG
- a CDS encoding site-specific DNA-methyltransferase produces MQNLLIQAENSIALLFLLNDKNLKGKIDLIYIDPPFATNNHFTITNGRATTISNSKNGDIAYSDKVVGMDFIEFLKQRLVLLKELLSEQGSIYVHTDYKIGHYVKVMLDEIFGIQNFRNEITRIKCNPKNFKRIGYGNIKDMILFYSKGKNPIFNEPKIPYTPQDLEKRFPKIDKDKRRYTTVPIHAPGEVESGECSKAFKGMLPPKGRHWRTDIATLERWDKEGLIEYSNNNNPRKKIYALEQAGKRVQDIWEFKDPQYPSYPTEKNAQLLDLIIKTSSNKDSIVLDCFCGSGTTLKSAFLLQRKFIGIDNSGLAIKACKNKLETITKDLFVSQNFYDFLVF; encoded by the coding sequence ATGCAAAACTTATTGATACAAGCAGAAAATTCAATCGCTCTACTTTTTTTGTTAAATGACAAAAACCTAAAAGGAAAAATAGATTTGATATATATTGACCCTCCATTTGCTACAAACAATCATTTTACTATCACAAATGGTAGAGCAACCACAATTAGCAATTCTAAGAATGGCGATATTGCTTATAGCGACAAAGTAGTGGGTATGGATTTTATAGAATTTTTAAAGCAACGCCTAGTATTGCTTAAAGAATTGCTTTCAGAACAAGGCTCTATCTATGTGCATACAGATTATAAGATAGGACATTATGTTAAGGTAATGTTAGATGAAATATTTGGCATACAAAATTTTAGAAATGAAATCACACGTATAAAGTGCAATCCTAAAAATTTTAAAAGGATAGGCTATGGTAACATAAAAGATATGATTTTATTTTATTCTAAAGGAAAAAATCCCATTTTTAACGAGCCTAAGATTCCTTATACGCCACAAGATTTAGAAAAACGATTCCCTAAAATTGACAAGGATAAAAGGCGTTACACTACCGTTCCAATACATGCTCCAGGAGAAGTAGAAAGTGGCGAATGCTCTAAAGCATTTAAAGGTATGCTACCTCCAAAAGGGCGGCATTGGCGCACTGATATTGCCACACTTGAGCGTTGGGATAAAGAAGGTTTGATTGAGTATTCTAACAATAATAACCCTAGAAAAAAAATTTATGCCTTAGAACAAGCTGGCAAAAGAGTCCAAGACATCTGGGAATTTAAAGACCCACAATATCCAAGCTACCCCACAGAAAAAAACGCTCAATTATTAGATTTAATCATTAAAACCTCTTCTAATAAAGATAGCATTGTTTTAGATTGTTTTTGTGGTTCTGGAACAACCTTAAAATCTGCATTTTTATTGCAACGAAAATTTATAGGCATTGATAATTCCGGTTTAGCTATCAAAGCTTGCAAAAACAAGCTTGAAACAATAACAAAAGACTTGTTTGTTTCTCAAAATTTTTATGATTTCCTTGTTTTTTAA
- a CDS encoding GDP-L-fucose synthase family protein, which produces MNEIILITGAYGMVGQNTALYFKKNKPDVTLLTPKKSELYLLDKDNVQAYLKEYKPTGIIHCAGRVGGIVANMNDLSTYMVENLLMGLYLFSSALDLGVKKAINLASSCAYPKYAPNPLKESDLLNGSLEPTNEGYALAKLSVMKYCEYVSAEKGVFYKTLVPCNLYGEFDKFEEKIAHMIPGLIARMHTAKLKNEKNFAMWGDGTARREYLNAKDLARFIALAYENIAQIPSVMNVGSGVDYSIEEYYEKVAQVLDYKGVFVKDLSKPVGMQQKLMDISKQKALKWELEIPLEQGIKEAYEYYLKLLEV; this is translated from the coding sequence ATGAATGAGATCATTTTAATCACCGGCGCTTATGGCATGGTGGGGCAGAACACGGCGTTGTATTTTAAAAAAAATAAGCCTGATGTTACCTTACTCACCCCTAAAAAGAGCGAATTGTATTTGTTGGATAAGGACAATGTTCAAGCCTATTTGAAAGAATACAAGCCTACAGGCATTATCCATTGCGCCGGGAGAGTGGGGGGCATTGTCGCGAACATGAACGATCTTTCAACTTACATGGTTGAAAACCTGTTGATGGGCTTGTACCTCTTTTCTAGCGCTTTAGATTTGGGCGTGAAAAAAGCCATTAATCTAGCGAGCTCTTGCGCTTATCCTAAATACGCCCCTAACCCCTTAAAAGAGAGCGATTTATTGAACGGCTCTTTAGAACCAACGAATGAGGGCTACGCTTTAGCCAAACTTTCTGTGATGAAGTATTGCGAATACGTGAGCGCTGAAAAGGGCGTTTTTTATAAAACCTTAGTGCCTTGCAACCTTTATGGCGAGTTTGACAAGTTTGAAGAAAAGATAGCGCACATGATACCAGGGCTTATTGCTAGGATGCACACCGCTAAATTAAAAAATGAAAAAAATTTTGCGATGTGGGGCGATGGCACGGCCAGAAGAGAGTATTTAAACGCTAAAGATCTAGCCAGATTCATCGCTCTCGCTTATGAGAATATCGCTCAAATACCTAGCGTGATGAATGTCGGCTCTGGAGTGGATTACAGCATTGAAGAGTATTACGAAAAAGTCGCTCAGGTTTTAGATTATAAGGGCGTGTTTGTGAAAGACTTATCCAAACCAGTGGGCATGCAACAAAAGCTTATGGATATTTCCAAACAAAAGGCTTTAAAATGGGAATTGGAAATCCCTTTAGAGCAAGGCATTAAAGAAGCTTATGAGTATTATTTGAAGCTTTTAGAGGTTTGA
- a CDS encoding DNA cytosine methyltransferase, giving the protein MLVSRFLNAIDPFNLGVLLSRFQIKNGCIYGVCSYKASKFISGYEESKAQVLNALNILSKHQIWQSNQESVTKIKGTFVFILENDLHLDENAFYKKLLNLIIDNDFFNRSHLVTPSNDTNSHPELHRSITPREAARIQSFSDDYIFYGNKTSVCKQIGNAVPPLLALALGKAILKSARNDTNPSR; this is encoded by the coding sequence TTGCTTGTTTCTCGCTTTTTAAACGCCATTGATCCCTTTAATTTGGGGGTGTTGTTGAGCCGTTTTCAAATTAAAAATGGTTGTATTTATGGGGTGTGTTCTTATAAGGCTTCAAAATTTATCTCTGGATATGAAGAAAGCAAAGCGCAAGTTTTAAACGCTCTCAATATTTTAAGCAAGCATCAAATTTGGCAATCCAATCAAGAAAGCGTTACAAAAATCAAAGGAACTTTTGTTTTCATTTTAGAAAACGACTTGCATTTAGACGAAAACGCTTTTTACAAGAAACTTTTAAATCTGATTATAGACAACGACTTTTTTAACCGCTCCCATTTAGTAACTCCTAGCAATGACACCAACTCCCACCCTGAATTGCACCGCTCTATCACGCCCAGGGAAGCCGCTAGGATACAGAGTTTTAGCGATGATTATATCTTTTACGGCAATAAAACGAGCGTTTGTAAGCAAATCGGTAACGCCGTGCCTCCTCTTCTAGCCCTAGCCTTAGGCAAAGCGATCTTAAAAAGTGCAAGAAATGATACAAATCCATCACGCTGA